One region of Bubalus kerabau isolate K-KA32 ecotype Philippines breed swamp buffalo chromosome 6, PCC_UOA_SB_1v2, whole genome shotgun sequence genomic DNA includes:
- the CHTOP gene encoding chromatin target of PRMT1 protein isoform X6 → MAAQSAPKVVLKSTTKMSLNERFTNMLKNKQPMPVNIRASMQQQQQLASARNRRLAQQMENRPSVQAALKLKQTFYASPDSGCGRICPSCGWASGGRCHATKSLKQRLGKSNIQARLGRPIGALARGAIGGRGLPIIQRGLPRGGLRGGRATRTLLRGGMPLRGRGMIGRGRGGFGGRGRGRGRGRGALARPVLTKEQLDNQLDAYMSKTKGHLDAELDAYMAQTDPETND, encoded by the exons ATGGCTGCACAGTCCGCGCCGAAAGTTGTGCTAAAAAGCACCACCAAGATGTCTCTAAATGAGCG CTTTACTAATATGCTGAAGAACAAACAGCCGATGCCAGTGAATATTCGGGCTTCgatgcagcaacagcagcagctagcCAGTGCCAGAAACAGAAGACTGGCCCAGCAGATGGAGAATAGACCCTCTGTCCAGGCAGCATTAAAACTTAAGCAG ACTTTTTATGCAAGTCCGGACAGTGGCTGTGGAAGGATATGTCCAAGCTGTGGCTGGGCGTCTGGAGGGCGGTGCCATGCAACT AAGAGCTTAAAGCAGCGCCTGGGTAAGAGTAACATCCAGGCACGGTTAGGCCGACCCATAGGGGCCTTGGCCAGGGGCGCAATCGGAGGAAGAGGCCTGCCCATTATCCAGAGAGGCTTGCCCAGAGGAGGACTTCGTGGGGGACGTGCCACAAGAACCCTGCTTAGGGGCGGGATGCCGCTCCGAG GTCGGGGTATGATAGGTCGGGGAAGAGGGGGCTTTGGAGGCAGAGGCCGAGGCCGTGGACGAGGGAGAGGTGCCCTTGCTCGCCCTGTACTGACCAAGGAGCAGCTGGACAACCAGTTGGATGCGTACATGTCGAAAACAAAAGGACACCTGGATGCTGAGTTGGATGCCTACATGGCTCAGACAGATCCCGAAACCAATGACTGA
- the CHTOP gene encoding chromatin target of PRMT1 protein isoform X7, whose amino-acid sequence MAAQSAPKVVLKSTTKMSLNERFTNMLKNKQPMPVNIRASMQQQQQLASARNRRLAQQMENRPSVQAALKLKQSLKQRLGKSNIQARLGRPIGALARGAIGGRGLPIIQRGLPRGGLRGGRATRTLLRGGMPLRGRGMIGRGRGGFGGRGRGRGRGRGALARPVLTKEQLDNQLDAYMSKTKGHLDAELDAYMAQTDPETND is encoded by the exons ATGGCTGCACAGTCCGCGCCGAAAGTTGTGCTAAAAAGCACCACCAAGATGTCTCTAAATGAGCG CTTTACTAATATGCTGAAGAACAAACAGCCGATGCCAGTGAATATTCGGGCTTCgatgcagcaacagcagcagctagcCAGTGCCAGAAACAGAAGACTGGCCCAGCAGATGGAGAATAGACCCTCTGTCCAGGCAGCATTAAAACTTAAGCAG AGCTTAAAGCAGCGCCTGGGTAAGAGTAACATCCAGGCACGGTTAGGCCGACCCATAGGGGCCTTGGCCAGGGGCGCAATCGGAGGAAGAGGCCTGCCCATTATCCAGAGAGGCTTGCCCAGAGGAGGACTTCGTGGGGGACGTGCCACAAGAACCCTGCTTAGGGGCGGGATGCCGCTCCGAG GTCGGGGTATGATAGGTCGGGGAAGAGGGGGCTTTGGAGGCAGAGGCCGAGGCCGTGGACGAGGGAGAGGTGCCCTTGCTCGCCCTGTACTGACCAAGGAGCAGCTGGACAACCAGTTGGATGCGTACATGTCGAAAACAAAAGGACACCTGGATGCTGAGTTGGATGCCTACATGGCTCAGACAGATCCCGAAACCAATGACTGA
- the CHTOP gene encoding chromatin target of PRMT1 protein isoform X2 translates to MAAQSAPKVVLKSTTKMSLNERFTNMLKNKQPMPVNIRASMQQQQQLASARNRRLAQQMENRPSVQAALKLKQTFYASPDSGCGRICPSCGWASGGRCHATSLKQRLGKSNIQARLGRPIGALARGAIGGRGLPIIQRGLPRGGLRGGRATRTLLRGGMPLRGQNLLRGGRAVAPRMGLRRGGVRGRGGPGRGGLGRGAMGRGGIGGRGRGMIGRGRGGFGGRGRGRGRGRGALARPVLTKEQLDNQLDAYMSKTKGHLDAELDAYMAQTDPETND, encoded by the exons ATGGCTGCACAGTCCGCGCCGAAAGTTGTGCTAAAAAGCACCACCAAGATGTCTCTAAATGAGCG CTTTACTAATATGCTGAAGAACAAACAGCCGATGCCAGTGAATATTCGGGCTTCgatgcagcaacagcagcagctagcCAGTGCCAGAAACAGAAGACTGGCCCAGCAGATGGAGAATAGACCCTCTGTCCAGGCAGCATTAAAACTTAAGCAG ACTTTTTATGCAAGTCCGGACAGTGGCTGTGGAAGGATATGTCCAAGCTGTGGCTGGGCGTCTGGAGGGCGGTGCCATGCAACT AGCTTAAAGCAGCGCCTGGGTAAGAGTAACATCCAGGCACGGTTAGGCCGACCCATAGGGGCCTTGGCCAGGGGCGCAATCGGAGGAAGAGGCCTGCCCATTATCCAGAGAGGCTTGCCCAGAGGAGGACTTCGTGGGGGACGTGCCACAAGAACCCTGCTTAGGGGCGGGATGCCGCTCCGAG GTCAAAACCTGCTCCGAGGTGGACGAGCCGTAGCTCCCCGAATGGgcttaagaagaggtggtgttCGAGGTCGTGGAGGTCCTGGGAGAGGGGGCCTAGGGCGTGGAGCTATGGGTCGTGGCGGAATCGGTGGTAGAG GTCGGGGTATGATAGGTCGGGGAAGAGGGGGCTTTGGAGGCAGAGGCCGAGGCCGTGGACGAGGGAGAGGTGCCCTTGCTCGCCCTGTACTGACCAAGGAGCAGCTGGACAACCAGTTGGATGCGTACATGTCGAAAACAAAAGGACACCTGGATGCTGAGTTGGATGCCTACATGGCTCAGACAGATCCCGAAACCAATGACTGA
- the CHTOP gene encoding chromatin target of PRMT1 protein isoform X1, whose protein sequence is MAAQSAPKVVLKSTTKMSLNERFTNMLKNKQPMPVNIRASMQQQQQLASARNRRLAQQMENRPSVQAALKLKQTFYASPDSGCGRICPSCGWASGGRCHATKSLKQRLGKSNIQARLGRPIGALARGAIGGRGLPIIQRGLPRGGLRGGRATRTLLRGGMPLRGQNLLRGGRAVAPRMGLRRGGVRGRGGPGRGGLGRGAMGRGGIGGRGRGMIGRGRGGFGGRGRGRGRGRGALARPVLTKEQLDNQLDAYMSKTKGHLDAELDAYMAQTDPETND, encoded by the exons ATGGCTGCACAGTCCGCGCCGAAAGTTGTGCTAAAAAGCACCACCAAGATGTCTCTAAATGAGCG CTTTACTAATATGCTGAAGAACAAACAGCCGATGCCAGTGAATATTCGGGCTTCgatgcagcaacagcagcagctagcCAGTGCCAGAAACAGAAGACTGGCCCAGCAGATGGAGAATAGACCCTCTGTCCAGGCAGCATTAAAACTTAAGCAG ACTTTTTATGCAAGTCCGGACAGTGGCTGTGGAAGGATATGTCCAAGCTGTGGCTGGGCGTCTGGAGGGCGGTGCCATGCAACT AAGAGCTTAAAGCAGCGCCTGGGTAAGAGTAACATCCAGGCACGGTTAGGCCGACCCATAGGGGCCTTGGCCAGGGGCGCAATCGGAGGAAGAGGCCTGCCCATTATCCAGAGAGGCTTGCCCAGAGGAGGACTTCGTGGGGGACGTGCCACAAGAACCCTGCTTAGGGGCGGGATGCCGCTCCGAG GTCAAAACCTGCTCCGAGGTGGACGAGCCGTAGCTCCCCGAATGGgcttaagaagaggtggtgttCGAGGTCGTGGAGGTCCTGGGAGAGGGGGCCTAGGGCGTGGAGCTATGGGTCGTGGCGGAATCGGTGGTAGAG GTCGGGGTATGATAGGTCGGGGAAGAGGGGGCTTTGGAGGCAGAGGCCGAGGCCGTGGACGAGGGAGAGGTGCCCTTGCTCGCCCTGTACTGACCAAGGAGCAGCTGGACAACCAGTTGGATGCGTACATGTCGAAAACAAAAGGACACCTGGATGCTGAGTTGGATGCCTACATGGCTCAGACAGATCCCGAAACCAATGACTGA
- the CHTOP gene encoding chromatin target of PRMT1 protein isoform X5 — protein MAAQSAPKVVLKSTTKMSLNERFTNMLKNKQPMPVNIRASMQQQQQLASARNRRLAQQMENRPSVQAALKLKQSLKQRLGKSNIQARLGRPIGALARGAIGGRGLPIIQRGLPRGGLRGGRATRTLLRGGMPLRGQNLLRGGRAVAPRMGLRRGGVRGRGGPGRGGLGRGAMGRGGIGGRGRGMIGRGRGGFGGRGRGRGRGRGALARPVLTKEQLDNQLDAYMSKTKGHLDAELDAYMAQTDPETND, from the exons ATGGCTGCACAGTCCGCGCCGAAAGTTGTGCTAAAAAGCACCACCAAGATGTCTCTAAATGAGCG CTTTACTAATATGCTGAAGAACAAACAGCCGATGCCAGTGAATATTCGGGCTTCgatgcagcaacagcagcagctagcCAGTGCCAGAAACAGAAGACTGGCCCAGCAGATGGAGAATAGACCCTCTGTCCAGGCAGCATTAAAACTTAAGCAG AGCTTAAAGCAGCGCCTGGGTAAGAGTAACATCCAGGCACGGTTAGGCCGACCCATAGGGGCCTTGGCCAGGGGCGCAATCGGAGGAAGAGGCCTGCCCATTATCCAGAGAGGCTTGCCCAGAGGAGGACTTCGTGGGGGACGTGCCACAAGAACCCTGCTTAGGGGCGGGATGCCGCTCCGAG GTCAAAACCTGCTCCGAGGTGGACGAGCCGTAGCTCCCCGAATGGgcttaagaagaggtggtgttCGAGGTCGTGGAGGTCCTGGGAGAGGGGGCCTAGGGCGTGGAGCTATGGGTCGTGGCGGAATCGGTGGTAGAG GTCGGGGTATGATAGGTCGGGGAAGAGGGGGCTTTGGAGGCAGAGGCCGAGGCCGTGGACGAGGGAGAGGTGCCCTTGCTCGCCCTGTACTGACCAAGGAGCAGCTGGACAACCAGTTGGATGCGTACATGTCGAAAACAAAAGGACACCTGGATGCTGAGTTGGATGCCTACATGGCTCAGACAGATCCCGAAACCAATGACTGA
- the CHTOP gene encoding chromatin target of PRMT1 protein isoform X4, with amino-acid sequence MAAQSAPKVVLKSTTKMSLNERFTNMLKNKQPMPVNIRASMQQQQQLASARNRRLAQQMENRPSVQAALKLKQKSLKQRLGKSNIQARLGRPIGALARGAIGGRGLPIIQRGLPRGGLRGGRATRTLLRGGMPLRGQNLLRGGRAVAPRMGLRRGGVRGRGGPGRGGLGRGAMGRGGIGGRGRGMIGRGRGGFGGRGRGRGRGRGALARPVLTKEQLDNQLDAYMSKTKGHLDAELDAYMAQTDPETND; translated from the exons ATGGCTGCACAGTCCGCGCCGAAAGTTGTGCTAAAAAGCACCACCAAGATGTCTCTAAATGAGCG CTTTACTAATATGCTGAAGAACAAACAGCCGATGCCAGTGAATATTCGGGCTTCgatgcagcaacagcagcagctagcCAGTGCCAGAAACAGAAGACTGGCCCAGCAGATGGAGAATAGACCCTCTGTCCAGGCAGCATTAAAACTTAAGCAG AAGAGCTTAAAGCAGCGCCTGGGTAAGAGTAACATCCAGGCACGGTTAGGCCGACCCATAGGGGCCTTGGCCAGGGGCGCAATCGGAGGAAGAGGCCTGCCCATTATCCAGAGAGGCTTGCCCAGAGGAGGACTTCGTGGGGGACGTGCCACAAGAACCCTGCTTAGGGGCGGGATGCCGCTCCGAG GTCAAAACCTGCTCCGAGGTGGACGAGCCGTAGCTCCCCGAATGGgcttaagaagaggtggtgttCGAGGTCGTGGAGGTCCTGGGAGAGGGGGCCTAGGGCGTGGAGCTATGGGTCGTGGCGGAATCGGTGGTAGAG GTCGGGGTATGATAGGTCGGGGAAGAGGGGGCTTTGGAGGCAGAGGCCGAGGCCGTGGACGAGGGAGAGGTGCCCTTGCTCGCCCTGTACTGACCAAGGAGCAGCTGGACAACCAGTTGGATGCGTACATGTCGAAAACAAAAGGACACCTGGATGCTGAGTTGGATGCCTACATGGCTCAGACAGATCCCGAAACCAATGACTGA
- the CHTOP gene encoding chromatin target of PRMT1 protein isoform X3, with protein MLKNKQPMPVNIRASMQQQQQLASARNRRLAQQMENRPSVQAALKLKQTFYASPDSGCGRICPSCGWASGGRCHATKSLKQRLGKSNIQARLGRPIGALARGAIGGRGLPIIQRGLPRGGLRGGRATRTLLRGGMPLRGQNLLRGGRAVAPRMGLRRGGVRGRGGPGRGGLGRGAMGRGGIGGRGRGMIGRGRGGFGGRGRGRGRGRGALARPVLTKEQLDNQLDAYMSKTKGHLDAELDAYMAQTDPETND; from the exons ATGCTGAAGAACAAACAGCCGATGCCAGTGAATATTCGGGCTTCgatgcagcaacagcagcagctagcCAGTGCCAGAAACAGAAGACTGGCCCAGCAGATGGAGAATAGACCCTCTGTCCAGGCAGCATTAAAACTTAAGCAG ACTTTTTATGCAAGTCCGGACAGTGGCTGTGGAAGGATATGTCCAAGCTGTGGCTGGGCGTCTGGAGGGCGGTGCCATGCAACT AAGAGCTTAAAGCAGCGCCTGGGTAAGAGTAACATCCAGGCACGGTTAGGCCGACCCATAGGGGCCTTGGCCAGGGGCGCAATCGGAGGAAGAGGCCTGCCCATTATCCAGAGAGGCTTGCCCAGAGGAGGACTTCGTGGGGGACGTGCCACAAGAACCCTGCTTAGGGGCGGGATGCCGCTCCGAG GTCAAAACCTGCTCCGAGGTGGACGAGCCGTAGCTCCCCGAATGGgcttaagaagaggtggtgttCGAGGTCGTGGAGGTCCTGGGAGAGGGGGCCTAGGGCGTGGAGCTATGGGTCGTGGCGGAATCGGTGGTAGAG GTCGGGGTATGATAGGTCGGGGAAGAGGGGGCTTTGGAGGCAGAGGCCGAGGCCGTGGACGAGGGAGAGGTGCCCTTGCTCGCCCTGTACTGACCAAGGAGCAGCTGGACAACCAGTTGGATGCGTACATGTCGAAAACAAAAGGACACCTGGATGCTGAGTTGGATGCCTACATGGCTCAGACAGATCCCGAAACCAATGACTGA
- the CHTOP gene encoding chromatin target of PRMT1 protein isoform X8: protein MAAQSAPKVVLKSTTKMSLNERFTNMLKNKQPMPVNIRASMQQQQQLASARNRRLAQQMENRPSVQAALKLKQGVCHQCGLFLCYQ, encoded by the exons ATGGCTGCACAGTCCGCGCCGAAAGTTGTGCTAAAAAGCACCACCAAGATGTCTCTAAATGAGCG CTTTACTAATATGCTGAAGAACAAACAGCCGATGCCAGTGAATATTCGGGCTTCgatgcagcaacagcagcagctagcCAGTGCCAGAAACAGAAGACTGGCCCAGCAGATGGAGAATAGACCCTCTGTCCAGGCAGCATTAAAACTTAAGCAG ggAGTTTGCCATCAATGTGGCCTGTTTCTATGTTATCAATGA
- the S100A1 gene encoding protein S100-A1, protein MGSELETAMETLINVFHAHSGKEGDKYKLSKKELKELLQTELSGFLDAQKDADAVDKVMKELDENGDGEVDFQEYVVLVAALTVACNNFFWENS, encoded by the exons ATGGGCTCTGAGCTGGAGACGGCGATGGAGACTCTCATCAATGTGTTCCACGCCCACTCGGGCAAAGAGGGAGACAAGTACAAGCTGAGCAAGAAGGAGCTGAAAGAGCTGCTGCAGACGGAGCTCTCCGGCTTCCTGGAT GCCCAGAAGGATGCAGACGCTGTGGACAAGGTGATGAAGGAGCTGGATGAGAATGGAGATGGAGAGGTGGACTTCCAGGAGTATGTGGTGCTGGTGGCTGCCCTCACGGTGGCCTGCAACAACTTCTTCTGGGAGAACAGTTGA
- the S100A13 gene encoding protein S100-A13: MAAEPLTELEAAIETVVTTFFTFAGREGRKGSLSVNEFKELVTQQLPHLLKDVGSLDEKMKSLDVNQDSELKFSEYWRLIGELAKEIRKEKALEIRKK, from the exons ATGGCAGCCGAGCCACTCACTGAGCTGGAGGCGGCCATTGAGACAGTGGTCACCACCTTCTTCACCTTCGCAGGGCGGGAAGGCAGAAAAGGCAGCCTCAGCGTCAATGAGTTTAAGGAACTGGTCACTCAGCAGTTGCCTCACCTGCTCAAG GATGTGGGCTCCTTAGATGAGAAGATGAAGAGCTTGGATGTGAATCAGGACTCAGAGCTCAAGTTCAGCGAGTACTGGAGGCTGATTGGGGAGCTGGCAAAGGAGATTAGGAAAGAGAAGGCCCTGGAGATCCGGAAGAAGTGA
- the S100A14 gene encoding protein S100-A14, with protein sequence MGQCRSANAEDAQELSDVERAIETLIKNFHQYSVEGGKETLTPSELRDLVTQQLPHLMPSNCGLEEKIANLGNCNDSKLEFGSFWELIGEAAKSVKLENAVQGS encoded by the exons ATGGGACAGTGTCGGTCAGCCAACGCTGAG GATGCCCAGGAACTCAGTGATGTGGAGAGGGCCATTGAGACCCTGATCAAGAATTTCCACCAGTATTCGGTGGAGGGTGGGAAGGAGACACTGACTCCCTCCGAGCTCCGGGACCTGGTCACCCAGCAGCTGCCCCACCTCATGCCG AGCAACTGTGGGCTGGAAGAGAAAATTGCCAACTTGGGCAACTGTAACGACTCTAAACTGGAGTTCGGGAGCTTCTGGGAGCTGATTGGAGAAGCAGCCAAGAGTGTGAAGCTGGAGAATGCTGTCCAGGGGAGCTGA
- the S100A16 gene encoding protein S100-A16, whose protein sequence is MADSYTELEKAVVVLVENFYKYVSKHSLVKNKISKSSFRKMLQKELNHMLTDTGNRKAADKLIQNLDANHDGRISFDEYWTLIGGITSPIANLIRQQEQQSSS, encoded by the exons ATGGCGGACTCCTACACGGAGCTGGAGAAGGCGGTGGTCGTCCTGGTGGAAAACTTCTACAAATACGTCTCCAAGCACAGCCTGGTCAAGAACAAGATCAGCAAGAGCAGCTTCCGGAAGATGCTTCAGAAAGAGCTCAACCATATGCTGACA GACACGGGGAACCGGAAGGCTGCTGACAAGCTTATCCAGAACCTGGATGCCAACCACGACGGGCGCATCAGCTTTGACGAGTACTGGACCTTGATAGGCGGCATCACTAGCCCTATCGCCAACCTTATCCGtcagcaggagcagcagagcaGCAGCTAG